The DNA sequence tttaaaatataataattaattattattcacaataaattgataaataatatattagtaccctatatttttctttattttattatatttgcatATACCTTTGGTGGCGGAAGTTGACAAGGTCTGCGGAGGAGAAATTGTAGGCTCCATCCTCCGCCACAAACGCATAGCCGCAGGAGTTGATGGAGGAAAAAATGGCGTTGTAGCTGTCAGCACCACTACTATAAGATCCAATACCAATATCCGATAGGCCATTCGCCGGTATTGGGCTCTGGCAACAACCGGCGCCGGTGCAGATCCCGCTAGTTGTTTCATTAACACTGAGGCACACTGAAAAGCACCCAGTGGCATAGTTTCTTCTCTCTATAACATTATACTCTACTATTTCTCCAATTGTGTTGCAACCAACGGCTGTGAGCTTGTTTTTACTCTATGAGAAGCCGAAGTGTGTCAAGTTGAAGATCTTATCGTAACTGGTTTCGTTGATTCGCGTGCCGTTGACGTCGTAGCAGCCTCTAGCTACTGCTGCTGAAACGCGCATTTCGCCGTCGTCGAGCGAGATGCTCAGCACGGTTGCGTTGTTGTGAGGCAAGTATGGGGTTGAAGTGTGGTTGCAAGAGATGAGGAAGGAGGTGTCGAGGGAACAGCTCTCGTCGGTGCCAAATGGGAACGGAATTTCGACGGAGCCACAGCGTTTTGTGCAATTTGAGTTTGGTTGAGTTACTGCATCTGCTGCACCACAAAGAAtccaaacaagaacaagaacaatatGCAGCAGATGTAGCTGTGAACccatgatgatgacgatgatgatcaCTTTGATTTTTCCAGGTGTATCATGCAAGCATGTAATATATATGCAGAGAAAGATGGATACAAAGGGCGCTACGTTTCTTTAATTTGTGGCCATTGCCGGTCAAAATAGGAGGGTGGGAATTTTCATACAAGAATTCTATATATCCAATCATATCGCTGCAGATGATATGTTAACTACCATGTTGTGAATGTATTATATGTAGTATGTAGAAAATATCCAATATATTAAGTTACACTAAAACACTAAAATCAgcctaatataaaatatatgttagaatataaataaatattaaaaataaattaaattatacatatatttatacataaatacattagtaactgattttaatagtaactgattttaatagttaattttaatgtataaataatatttttaaaaaaaatatttatggttattGACCTTCAAAGGGaatcatcaaaatttatttaaaaatttattttaaaaatatatttatacataaaaatttgTAGTAATtgattttgactattaattttaaaaataatactacatatataataagtaaatattattattttttattaatacttgactaacaataatttatattgtacacaaaaagtatataatttgtatttatatttatcaaaattttgcaCATATGAATAAATACAGTTTacatctatattttttaaaatatatatattagtaaaatttatttgttgaaGATAATTTAGTGTTTGTAttggccaaataataataataaaaaaatactaaaattattggctccaaaagtttttttaattttaatgtatatataatatttttttaaaaaataggcaAATATCTAAGAGTAAAGGGtttgtttggataattttttaagaatttttttaagttatttttttaaaagatcttataaaagagtaaaaataattttatgtttgaatatctcatgcaaaaatatctttttatttatcaattatatttgggtataacTATACAAAagtccttatttatttatttattacatgaaaaatagcttttttttaaatctttaaaaaaatgtaaattataattttttaaaaagatatttttttgtgtgtttttacgtttattattaaaaatttatcaaatacgttaaaaaataaaaaaaatcttttttattaaaaaaatatattcttttatcaatttaataacaTCTAAACAAACACTAATGTTATACATCTAAATCTTTTTATGAATcaagtctaattaaattaaagaataagATTTAAATTAATACTAGTTATAACTGAGTTTTATTATATTAGATCcatttgattaaattaaattaacaaaaaaaatttggatcGCATTAttctatttgaaaattaaaattaggggagCTGATTAAGACTGGGAAGTGGGAACTCATAACGAAGACTTATACGTAATAAAACAAAATGGGGAAGATTATTCAAAGACAGTGAGATCACTCCACATCCAAGACCAAGACAAACTAAttgagcataaaataaagataataaacaaaattaaaccaCTTCATTGATAAAATGCTCAACTAGGCGTAGATCATGGGCTTGTGAGCCTAAAACCAATAATCACAAAAAGTAGACACCGTATCCAATAAAAGCATTTGTGTATCTTTGTGTCTTTTTTTTAAGTCATCAACTAACTATAATCACATCCCAACAATGGGCTAGTCCACATGGAATATAATTGGTTCTAAGCAACTTGGGTTTCATTGAAAATGTCTTGTTCAAAAGGCCTAACCTTTATATGATTTTAAATGCATACAAGTGAATGTTGCGCTCAAAGCTTAAACTAATCATAGGCCTCCATTAACTATGACTTATTCTTTAGAAATGTCTCATATTTCAATGGCACCATTGATGCCATTATACATTTTTTTGCTATAATAGTTAATACACTCTTGACTGCTGCAATGTCGGAAAACACAGCATGTGGCGTCAAAGGCACTTTTCTTCGTGGGGCTCTCACTCTTATGTACCAAACCTTCTTTTCCCTAGTTTAATTTAGCCACATATTAAGTTTATGAGTTACATGACACCCTCACACCAATGAAAAAGGAGACTCTAGCTCCACTCTTTTGCATTATTGAAATTTTTAGAATATAATCATTATATTCTTGGGTCCAAAGTTTTCTCTATTAGCTAGAACCTAGAACGACCGAATTATTTAGTTGAAAATTGTTCATGCTCAAAATGTGGTTTCAAAGGTTGGCATGAATTAGTGGATATACTGAACTAAAATAATATAGATGAAAAGtaatgtgatatatatatatatatatatataccaaaggtcacacaaacttttcatcttttcttgGAATGCAATATTCTCTAAgactaaattagtgacaaatacTTCCGACAACAAACATATgtatattaataaaagatataGAGAATTGAATACATTAGGTAGAttagagaattaaaatatatttattaagtgGTCCTATCCTAGATTATGATTTATGAGAGTGCTATTAGTTTATCCCTCTCATCACTGACACACATGCTCAATCACATTCTATGCTAGTTTTTGAGACAATAGAGCAACAAGGAACATTCCTTAATACTATATAGGATTATGAAATTCCTCAGTGTCTGCCATTAATGCATGCTTTTCCCAACCAAACAAGTTGGCAGCCTCCTTATATTGTTGAAACATGTCTGCTACCATAAGTTCTATGAAACTCTGGCTCCTTTTAAAGCCAAAGAGAAATAAGCCAAGGCTCTCACATTTAATTTCCTCAGTAATAatactcatcaataatcatcatgaTGATTTTAGGAAGAGGAGGTTCTTGTTGGAGGCACAAGTTATTGGTGTTCACTCTGCTTGCATTTTGTGTTCTATCATCATCACAAGGATCAAGGTTGCCAAAGGAATACTGGGACCAAATGCTTCCAAAGAAGCTACCTtctccttcatcttctccttctagAGGCACTAACTCTGTGTTTACAACAACATCCACAGCAATGAAAGCAGATAATCTTCCTAATTCATCATCAGATGGAAAGGTCTgaatattttaaacaaaaatcaagTCCTGCTTCATCTCTCTCCTAACTGTGAAAGCCAAAGGGTGCAGTTTACAAATACATAGAATCACACACTGTTTTAGATTTATTATTTATCTGGGTCTACAGAGTAAATATAGCTTCTTCTATTGTAAAGATAATTTGGTAGCAATAACTGATTCTTATCTATTATCAATATGAATAATTTAGCACCAATATCTATGTTAAAAGGAATGTAATTATTCTAGTACAAGATCTCCACAAGCATAGCTTTATATGCTGTCAGCTTTTTTTGTTCTTTACAACAGGAAAATGCAGCATGTTATAATAACTATATTTGAAGGTGAACTAGCATTTAGTCTAAGTAAAGATACATAGAgaattattaattacaatatcaCCTAATCATCACCTTCCACCATCCAATTACATATGCTGCCAAACCTAGAATAAATTAATGCCAATTCCATCCCATCTTCAAACCATAAAATTGGACATATGCTTCAGTCTCCGGCACAGCGAAAGAGAGAGCCTTTCTCCCTGTCAATAATTCAGTTAGTACAACTCCTAATGTTCCTTGCACCAAAGTGGTTAACTGATTTTGATCAAGAGGAACAATCCTTGAAGCTCCAAAATCAACAACCTTAGCAGTCAAAATTATAATCAAGTAGTATGTTAGCTGTTTTAACATCTCTATGTATGATGGGTATAGACGTGTTAATGTTGCTAAGTGTGAGGAGTGGATGaaattagtcccacatcaaagaaagtaaagaagagtGAGGAATTTATAAGataagagacccattaacttTATTGTCGTAAGGTTTTGAGTTGGTTGTAGTGTCTTCTCATTTTATGTTTTTGTTATTATAGGAGTAAGCCACCATTTTGTTGAAAGAATTGTTCCTTGAGTTTAACAAGCTTCCTTTTCTTCAGTCGAAAGATGCCGTGTGTAAACTTCTCTATACTTTCTACGCGACATGTCTTTGTAGTAGTGGGGTTCTAATTAATAACCATGATTAAGAGTCATAACCCATGCATTATTTTTCACTCATATAACATGCATGTAATCATCGTACCATTTTCTGGACCGGAGATTTTGTTCATACCTAGTATCTCAGAGATAATAATTTGTTTTATGTTCTATATtttattcacaaaataaaaagtaaaacatgCTCAAAGGAACAAATTACATACATGTAAGGGGAAGATTACGAATTTATTACCTTACTATATTAATACGTATTTATTGTATACGTAGCATCTATCTATTTATATCTCATAAAAATTGATATTGAAGTCATTTTATATATAaactatgatgcacggacacgggacacgatACGGGACACGTCGAcacgcaaattttaaaatattacagGACACGGGgatacgcatacatataaaatataaagtattttttagataaaccgtaatgatattttaatattttattaatattaaaatataaattaattttttaaattatttttaatatcttattttaattatatcaagtatttaaaatattttttgttttaataaataataatatatactatatctaaatttattttaagaatatatattaagaataagaccagacacgctgacacgtgatggtatttaggtgtgtccaagtgtgtccggagaaaatttttttattttttattgagataCGGTTTAaacacagcagacacgcgtgtcgaacgaatgtcggtgagtgtcgtgtctgaaatgtgtccgacacgcagacacgacaactcagcaaagtgtccgtgcttcatagtaTATAAATAGCTTATGACTTTGTCATTTGAGTATATTATTATAGTTATTATTTTATCAACTATATCTCTCCTTTCATCCtcaatattaatttttgtaatgGTTCCGATAATAATTATCAAGATAGTTCATACTACTAAAATTTTCTCTTAACAATATTAAATATTCTCTCAATTATTCAATTCATATTTGTAACGGTTATTATAATATTAACAAAGTGACTTCTGCAACTAAATTCTTCTTTTAATAATGTTAAAtgtctttttaattatttaatttatattttataaagtatATAATTTACATGCATATATTGATATATACACATTAGAAATAATATTTGGAGTCACAATGATAATGacaaatgttaaaaaatattagagtctctcaaaaaaataataataaagaggaTAAGTTGTAAGATCAACAATGTATGTAAAGCATTGCATGTTACAGGATactcaaaataagaaaataaaaaatgttatatagAATTATCGGCCAACAAAGATACTTAAAAAATCAATTtacatttataaaattattagaagTAGTAATCGCTAGCTTAAAAAGCTAACTTTTAAACTTATTCAATTAATAATGCAATGTtataatatttatgttttaattctATCAATAAAAATGCAATCTATTTGTATTTGTACTTATCAAAATAGTTGATAATATAGATATATAAAGCTTTAATGTTTGAAATAGAAATTAGTAAGATATAAACATGCtatgcatataaaaaaattagtcaatcatataaaatatatattaaaatcaaaatacatattgagaataaaataacatatacatttatacacaaatatatgatGCTATTTTTAGGAAAAATGGCCTTAAACATTATACAAATAATTTCAAATcttgaaaattttataaatttataatatgtattttcatataattaaaattctattatttcaaaaaatatatatactttttcaaaaattattttttattggtatttataactatattttttaaattatttttataatatttatttatcacttttatcatttaatttatttgagttCACAGTTCACACAAGTCGTGTCTAATTCTATTTACTGCAATTTTTATTGGTGCATGAGCAACCACTAATTTGTTTACTAGAAGCTTGAAGATTGAAGCTACCAGTTATAATCACAAAAAGAacaattattttcttttattatctcaCAAAAAGAACAATTATAATCAGTATCATCATGTATATCAAATGCAAAAGGAaaatacaagaagctaagttACATAACCAATCATATGAAGATGCATTAGCATCAAGCTAAGGTTGAATAAACTAATCATCAAATACAGAATCATCTTCCACCACTCAATGACATTGAAATCTGACCAATGCTACTATTAACATCTTCAACAATGCAAGTAGATACTGTTGATTTAAGCAACTCCTCTGTCTCTTCTGAATACAACTTCACACTTTCTCCTCTATGCTTCTCCTCAACTCTAAGTCCCTCAAGCTCCATTGCCACTTCTTTCATTGTAGGCCTTCTCTCCCCCATCACTCTTAAACAACGTTTTGCAACATTAGCAAATTCAATTATTTGCTCAACCTTTGCCTCATTCATTACATGGTTGTCCACAATGTCAAGTAAATTCCCTCCTTTCATTGCAGAAATGAAGTACAATGCAAGGTTTCTATCATTCTCCGGCCTTTCGAAAGAGAGCGCCTTTCGTCCCGTTAGTAACTCTACCAGAACAACTCCGAAACTATACACATCACTTTTCTCGGTTAGTTGACTTGTTTGGAAGTATTCAGGATCAAGATACCCTAATGTCCCCTGCACCAATGTGGTTAATTGTGTCTTATCAAGAGGAACAATTCTGGAAGCTCCGAAATCCGAAACCTTTGCTACAAGATCATGATCAAGAAGTATGTTAGTAGTTTTGACATCTCTGTGTATGATTGGAGGAGAAGTAACAGAATGCAAGTAAGCTAAAGCCCCAGCAGTTTCTGCTGCTATTCTCAATCTTGTTTTCCAAGAAAGTCTTAAGGAATGGTTATGACTATGAAGATGCTCAAAAATAGTACCATTGGGAATGAACTCATAAACAAGCAATGGAACTTGTGCATCTAAACAGCAACCCAAAAGTTTAACCACATTCTTATGGTTGATTTGGGAGAGTACAACAACCTCATTGATGAAATGTTCAATTTGACTTGGGTCACTGATCTTGGACCTTTTAATTGCTACAGTCTTGTTATCTGATAGTAGTCCTTCATAAACAGTTCCCTGACCCCCTTTACCAAGGATCTTGTTCTCATCAAAGTTGTTAGTGGCCTTGTTAAGTTCATCCACAGTGAAAACTTTAGCTGTTTCATCAGTTGATTCTCTTTGTCTAGCAATGAGTTGTTGTAACAATAGGCCACCATTTTGCTGAAAATAATGTTCTTTAAGTTTGATTAGTTTCTTTTCCTTCATTCTCCAATACACATAAAAACTCACCACAAGTAGTGCTATCACGCCTCCACTAATACCTACACAATAAGTGGAAACAGAGTCATTTGCCATTTTTTATAACATGGATAAAATGTTTTCATAGTGTTCATGGATAAGAGTGTACTCACTCAATGCAATTATCAAAATGTTCTTTGCTCTAGAATTGGAACTGGAATTGGGTCGGCATTGTGTTCCATATTTTTTGCCATCTCCTATGTAACCTTTTGGACAGGAGCAGCTATAGCTACCAGGAACGTTGTGGCAAATTGCTTTACTGTAGCAATCGTTGGATTCCATGCATTCATTCACatctaaaaaatcattaaaacatgaatttaattttacaGTAATattaagaagataaaaaaaatggtcaaaatttgttttatttagtatttactaATTGCTGCAGGaattaattgatgctaaataagataagttcTAACTGattttagctaattttttttgttattaaatattttcattaattttatatACGTAAAGTCTAACAACTATattacataaacataaaaaattagccaccaaatgaatcatttatataaaatatacataaaaaatagttaaaaataacactattattcttgcacatgttcttttattcaaatcaaaAGTGTGAATTTAACAAATGAAAAGACAAGTAAGAAAGAATGCAGCATTACCTTGGCAACCATTAAGGACATAAGGATTTCCATTAAAACCAGCAGAGCAATTGCATAGATAACCATGTTCCTTTGCATTGACACATTCACTATTCTCAGCCTTACACGCAAAATCATGATTCTTGTTCTTCTTGGCTTGTTGGCAAGTCACGTTTCGCACACTCCAATCCAGCACCGTTGGAAACGTGGCATGGTGGAACTTGGCAAGATCCGCGGAGGAGAACTTGTAGGCTCCGTCTTCCGCCACAAAAGAATAACTGCAGGGGTTGAAACTGCTGACGTAGCTGTTGCTAGTGAAGGCACGAAGAGAAACATAAAACATGCTAGATAGCTCTTGCGCCGCCATGATCGGAATCTCGCAACAACCGACTCCCGTGCACGTCCCGTTGGTTGCATAGTCGGGCGTGTTGCACAATGCCAAGCACCCTGTGAAGTACTTCTTACCCTCTGAATCATATGCATTCACTGCTCCAATTGTGTTACAACCTatacaaaattacaaatattGAATAACATACCACATTATTTATAACACCATAATATTTGAACAACTTTTTATGTATAAGTTAATTTCTAAAAGGAAAAATATAGGAATCAAGTGTCAGCCAAAAAGTGAACAActcaattaattttaaatttttaaattcaaaatttaaaaaattttaaactgatTAAGTAAATAAGCATTATATCTACGTAGTGATTTTAGATTCACCCAGAAGCATTTGACTGATTTTTTGCTAATACTCTCTTGGCTGATACTCTTTTGACTTTGCTAGTgcattaaaatagtttttaaaattttaatgacagtaATTACTTATCTGATATCAATAAAAGTAGATGTGacgaatttaaaatttagaacatAATATATTTTTGCCAATTtgaaaaggaaaagtctagggggctaacaattttgttaaattctggccggCATGTAACTAGTAAAGAAAAGTGGGTCattagataaaatctcacaccattaaaactatcattgatgactattcgatggctacaaatcacaaaaattgctggccctagcatttctcattttaaaattataattgatataatttaaattttaaagactaTTTTAATGTACACAATTAATGTTAAGAATCAATTTGTTGATAatgttaataaaagaaaaagttaaaatttaatttatttaatattcattagttatgataataattaataaatattaaataatacaaattttaattatttttgacaaattttttttttgttgaaatttaacTCCCTTTAGTTACTACGTACTTACCAACAACAAAGAGCTTGTTTTGAGTGGGTGAGACGGTGAAATATGTGAGGTTGTGTTGCTGATTAGTTTGGTTGGTACCGTTGCGGGTGTAACAAAAACTGGCTACCGGAAAAGAAACGCGGAGTTGGCCGTTGAGGGAGATGCTCTGCACAGTTAAGTTAGTTTGCGGCAAGTATGGAGTGTTCTTCTTGGTCTTGCAATCAATCAGAAAAGAAGCGTCCAGAGAGCAATCCTCCGTGGTGCCGAAAGGGAACGGAATACTAAGAGACCCACATTTTCTTTTGCATTTTTCTGCATTAGCTTCTTCCAAAAGGATCCCTACAACAAGTACTAGTAGAAGTAACAGCAGAAGAGAATACTGCTGCTTTGATGAGTGCACAGCCATGCATTCCATCATTTTGTTTTCAGATCGTTCATTACGGATTtcatttataaatacataaaGAGATTGCAATCATATTTCGGTAAAGTATGTTTGACCGTTCATATCACACATGCTAGTTCTTGGTTCTTGGGAGTCTTAGGTGTCTTTTTGCCAACTTGGTCACCAAGTTGCCAATCATTCTTCAATATTTGATCACGGGtggtattaaaaaataaaataaaatattttaattaataaaatataattttttattatttaatattttttcttacatatttttttattctacttaaaaaatataaaataaaaaaaatatattttattaaatatttaaaaaaattgagaaaatttatTTCCAATTTTCAACTATTTATCAATGAATTGTGAgaacatatataatttttatattccacTTGTTAATAATAAAATGGCATAGGGAAACAAAGTTGATGTGCATTCACATTTCATATATAGAAAATTGAATAATCATGCACCATAAATTGAATAATCAGGTACCATACTCTcactttcctttcctttttgttGTTCGGTCGTTACCCTTTTGTCTTCTAATTTCAATATCTAAATAATTTCAAGCTAGCTGCTGTATATTATTGACTATGCTTCTAGCTAGAGCCACCACTGACTTActctaaacaaaaataaaataaaaacaaaaataaaaataaaaaattaattaaattaaaactagaaaaaaaaaaaaaaacattgactGATCTGACTTCATTATCCGAATTTGAATCTCAAGGCCTAAATTCATGAATGACACAAAAAGGCAGGAAAATTCCTTCATATTTTGTTTTGGCAGTGTTTTActtatttttgataattttgatAGGATATCGAAttaaatttgtattaaaatttcaatttgaaGAGTAGATATAACtcctttaaaaaatataaacttaatctaaaaattatttagtatttatgtCAAAATAAATTGTGTTAAAATACTTGTGAtaaattgtaaaaataaataCGAAAAGaagtaaaatttgaaaataaaatgttttaaaaaatgaataaaaataaaataacgtaAAGACATGAAAGCGAAACGAACGAAAAGTtgataaataaacaaaaactttAAATAAAACAGCAAATGAATTGAAGtctaaaggaaattaaaatacttgaaaagaaagaaaatgcaaataaaataaattaaaagtaaaagaaaaataaaggaaacaaATAGAAAGTAAATTTTAGACTCTCACATATATTTATACTCTATTAACTTCTGTTGAATTTTGTGTGATGGTGAAGTATTCAGATTTAAGTCTCTGAACTCTTCTAGACTTTTCTTATTTACAGACCATAAAAAGTAGACTACGAAATGCTCTTCTCTTGTCACGATCtaacttctttctttttttctcaagTTTTCACAACCCATGATCTTATCTTGACTGAGAAAGACTTTGTTTTCT is a window from the Arachis hypogaea cultivar Tifrunner chromosome 17, arahy.Tifrunner.gnm2.J5K5, whole genome shotgun sequence genome containing:
- the LOC112766334 gene encoding wall-associated receptor kinase 3, which translates into the protein MMECMAVHSSKQQYSLLLLLLLVLVVGILLEEANAEKCKRKCGSLSIPFPFGTTEDCSLDASFLIDCKTKKNTPYLPQTNLTVQSISLNGQLRVSFPVASFCYTRNGTNQTNQQHNLTYFTVSPTQNKLFVVGCNTIGAVNAYDSEGKKYFTGCLALCNTPDYATNGTCTGVGCCEIPIMAAQELSSMFYVSLRAFTSNSYVSSFNPCSYSFVAEDGAYKFSSADLAKFHHATFPTVLDWSVRNVTCQQAKKNKNHDFACKAENSECVNAKEHGYLCNCSAGFNGNPYVLNGCQDVNECMESNDCYSKAICHNVPGSYSCSCPKGYIGDGKKYGTQCRPNSSSNSRAKNILIIALSISGGVIALLVVSFYVYWRMKEKKLIKLKEHYFQQNGGLLLQQLIARQRESTDETAKVFTVDELNKATNNFDENKILGKGGQGTVYEGLLSDNKTVAIKRSKISDPSQIEHFINEVVVLSQINHKNVVKLLGCCLDAQVPLLVYEFIPNGTIFEHLHSHNHSLRLSWKTRLRIAAETAGALAYLHSVTSPPIIHRDVKTTNILLDHDLVAKVSDFGASRIVPLDKTQLTTLVQGTLGYLDPEYFQTSQLTEKSDVYSFGVVLVELLTGRKALSFERPENDRNLALYFISAMKGGNLLDIVDNHVMNEAKVEQIIEFANVAKRCLRVMGERRPTMKEVAMELEGLRVEEKHRGESVKLYSEETEELLKSTVSTCIVEDVNSSIGQISMSLSGGR